In the Microcebus murinus isolate Inina chromosome 14, M.murinus_Inina_mat1.0, whole genome shotgun sequence genome, one interval contains:
- the LOC105871418 gene encoding small ribosomal subunit protein eS4, X isoform-like gives MARGPKKHLESVAAPKHWMLDKLTGVFAPRPSTGPHKLRECLPLIIFLRNRLKYALTGDEVKKICMQRFIKIDGKVRTDITYPAGFMDVISIDKTGENFRPIYDTKGHFAVHRITPEEAKYKLCKVRKIFVGTKGIPHLVTHDARTIRYPDPLIKVNDTIQIDLETGKITDFIKFDTGNLCMVTGGANLGRIGVITNRDRHPGSFDVVHVKDANGNSFVTHLSNIFVIGKGNKPWISLPRGKGIRLIIAEERGKRLAAKQSSG, from the coding sequence ATGGCCCGTGGTCCCAAGAAGCATCTGGAGAGTGTAGCAGCTCCAAAGCATTGGATGCTGGATAAGCTGACCGGTGTGTTTGCTCCTCGTCCATCCACCGGTCCCCACAAGCTGAGAGAGTGTCTCCCactcatcattttcctaagaaacaggcttaagtATGCCCTGACAGGAGATGAAGTGAAGAAGATCTGCATGCAGCGCTTCATTAAAATCGATGGCAAGGTCCGAACTGATATAACCTACCCTGCTGGATTTATGGATGTCATCAGCATtgacaagactggagagaatttccGTCCGATTTATGACACCAAGGGTCACTTTGCTGTTCATCGTATCACACCTGAGGAGGCCAAGTACAAgttgtgcaaagtgagaaaaatctttgtgggcacaaaaggaatccctcatctggtgactcatgatgctcgtaccatccgctatcctgatccactcatcaaagtgaatgacaccattcagattgatttggagactggcaagattactgatttcatcaagtttgacacTGGTAACCTGTGTATGGTGACTGGAGGCGCTAACCTGGGGAGAATTGGTGTGATCACCAACAGAGACAGACATCCCGGGTCTTTTGATGTGGTTCACGTGAAAGATGCCAATGGCAACAGCTTTGTCACTCACCTCTCCAACATTTTCGTTATTGGCAAAGGCAACAAaccatggatttctcttcctcgAGGAAAAGGTATCCGCCTCATCATTGCTGAAGAGAGGGGTAAGAGACTGGCAGccaaacagagcagtgggtga